The proteins below are encoded in one region of Campylobacter rectus:
- the yihA gene encoding ribosome biogenesis GTP-binding protein YihA/YsxC — protein sequence MIRVLNAKFLISAPDISLAPPANSSEVAFLGRSNVGKSSLINALVNQKGLAKSSSTPGKTRLINFFEVEYARGIKNEQDEVSEERANLTFVDLPGFGYAKVAKSMHAQWRKNLDEYLKFRANIKLFVHLIDSRQFDMQIDRDVNDYLQSFLRPDQKILNFLTKSDKLNQSRKSAVLKVYPGAHFVSALKKTGIEKANELIFLNALGLR from the coding sequence GTGATCCGTGTTTTAAACGCAAAATTTCTCATCTCGGCACCCGATATCTCGCTAGCTCCGCCCGCAAATTCCAGCGAAGTGGCGTTTCTCGGGCGCTCAAACGTAGGCAAAAGCAGCCTCATAAATGCTTTGGTTAATCAAAAAGGCTTAGCCAAAAGTAGCTCGACGCCCGGCAAAACGCGCCTTATCAATTTTTTCGAGGTCGAATATGCGCGTGGTATCAAAAACGAGCAGGACGAAGTTAGCGAGGAGAGGGCAAATTTGACCTTTGTGGATCTGCCCGGCTTTGGCTATGCTAAGGTCGCTAAAAGCATGCATGCGCAGTGGAGAAAAAACCTCGACGAGTATCTAAAATTTAGAGCCAACATCAAGCTTTTCGTCCATCTCATCGACTCGCGCCAGTTTGATATGCAAATCGATAGGGACGTGAATGATTATCTGCAAAGCTTCCTGCGCCCCGACCAAAAAATCCTAAATTTTCTCACCAAATCGGACAAGCTAAATCAAAGCCGAAAAAGCGCGGTTTTAAAGGTCTATCCGGGTGCGCATTTCGTTTCGGCGCTTAAAAAAACCGGCATAGAAAAGGCAAATGAGCTTATATTTTTAAATGCGCTGGGGCTGCGATGA
- a CDS encoding transglycosylase SLT domain-containing protein — protein MKIFRVAMLCLACMGWLFAAATNKDADQTQKMILEEFDIDAKFLKSSHYASIKNSIKDGKRKEFARTVKNGYKHIPVLQKIIKESGIPESFLYLAMTESGFSNHIVSKKKAIGIWQFMESTAKLYGLRVDKYTDERKDPVAATAAATKYLQSLKNDFGKWYLAMMAYNCGEARLRAGIRKAGTTDLAALLDDKKSYIPKETKRFVKKILTTAHIAKEQDDLLAKTQALSGTNGIELSKINVPGGTTLMEVGDSIGLSLKKMKEYNMHLKFVYTPPTEKPYYLYIPANKTKMFSDNFEVAQNRKFEIYTVKENDTILSIAEKTGVNHKIIKEYNGLASNEIKPSQKLVIPSEQNVNYLAQYIVKSGDTLGEVSQKFDVALEDLKEANTLMSSNGSIGAKLAATE, from the coding sequence ATGAAAATCTTTAGAGTAGCAATGCTGTGTCTGGCATGTATGGGGTGGCTTTTTGCCGCCGCAACCAACAAGGATGCAGATCAAACCCAAAAGATGATATTGGAAGAATTCGACATAGATGCTAAATTTTTAAAAAGCTCTCACTACGCTTCTATAAAAAATTCCATCAAAGACGGTAAAAGAAAAGAGTTTGCCAGGACCGTTAAAAACGGCTACAAGCACATCCCGGTGCTTCAAAAAATCATAAAAGAATCAGGTATCCCGGAATCGTTTTTGTATCTTGCTATGACGGAGTCCGGGTTTTCAAACCACATAGTTTCTAAGAAAAAAGCCATAGGAATTTGGCAGTTTATGGAGTCTACGGCGAAACTTTACGGCCTTAGAGTCGATAAATATACCGACGAGAGAAAAGACCCCGTAGCGGCTACGGCGGCAGCTACGAAATACCTGCAAAGCCTCAAAAACGATTTTGGCAAATGGTATCTTGCGATGATGGCGTATAACTGCGGCGAAGCGAGGTTGAGAGCAGGGATAAGAAAGGCCGGAACTACTGATTTGGCCGCGCTGCTCGATGATAAAAAAAGCTATATCCCAAAAGAAACAAAAAGATTCGTAAAGAAAATTTTAACCACCGCGCACATCGCCAAAGAGCAAGACGATTTGCTCGCTAAAACTCAGGCTTTAAGCGGCACGAACGGCATAGAGCTATCAAAGATAAACGTCCCGGGTGGCACTACGTTAATGGAGGTCGGGGATAGCATAGGGCTTAGTCTAAAAAAGATGAAAGAATACAATATGCATTTAAAATTCGTCTATACTCCGCCTACGGAAAAGCCTTATTATCTCTATATCCCGGCAAATAAAACGAAAATGTTTAGCGATAACTTCGAAGTGGCGCAAAATAGAAAATTTGAAATTTATACCGTCAAAGAAAACGACACTATCCTAAGCATCGCCGAAAAAACTGGCGTAAATCACAAAATCATAAAAGAATACAACGGCCTTGCCTCAAACGAGATCAAGCCTAGCCAAAAACTAGTCATTCCAAGCGAACAAAATGTCAATTACTTGGCTCAATACATAGTAAAAAGCGGCGATACGCTGGGCGAAGTTTCGCAGAAATTTGACGTGGCGCTCGAGGATCTAAAAGAAGCCAACACGCTTATGAGCTCAAACGGTTCGATCGGAGCTAAACTTGCCGCAACCGAGTAG
- the mrdA gene encoding penicillin-binding protein 2 — translation MRMRIVFGIIFSVWVLLLVRVYYLSVRSNDFYEEIAEQNAVKTQYLAPVRGLIMDVKGRPMAVNRLGFSVAIRPHLNGKRAEILDAELENLQNLFEDLNITKLKREYVKTDSPYNQDFIQIIDFMDYDKMIPRIAELSLRENLEIKPASKRHYPYNSLASHIIGYVGRANQQDIDFDLVAKLTSHVGRSGTERFYNSVLQGQEGVRKVKVNALNQEIEEISVSYPQSSNIALSIDLELQKYIEEIFGDNAGVIIVMDVKDGSILAAGSFPEYDLNPFVTGISQAKWDELVKSIDHPFTNKLVNGLYPPGSVIKMGVTMAFLDTGKISRSDGYFCSGSFELGGRNFRCWNIYGHGFMDMNSAIRESCDDYFYKGSLKVGIDAVTPVLERLGFGQKSGVDLPNEFVGIVPGREWKMQKYAQPWYQGETLITSIGQGNFLVTPMQVARYTGILATGKNIVPHFLHGINGEKVKFEPAGDILTPFEKKQLPYIQKAMYEVVNHKKGTAHKYFKDAKLTLAAKTGTAQVVGISQAEKKRIKEEDMEYLRRSHAWVTTYGPYEEPRYVITVIIEHGGHGGLAAGPLTAKIFNKLLDMGYIDKKYEITSLADTEAAQKKKN, via the coding sequence ATGAGGATGCGCATAGTGTTTGGCATCATATTTAGCGTTTGGGTGCTTTTGCTGGTTCGCGTCTATTATCTTAGTGTCAGATCAAACGACTTTTACGAGGAGATCGCCGAGCAAAATGCGGTAAAAACGCAGTATCTAGCTCCGGTGCGCGGACTCATTATGGATGTTAAAGGTCGCCCGATGGCGGTAAATCGTCTCGGCTTTTCCGTCGCGATAAGACCTCATCTAAACGGCAAAAGGGCTGAAATTTTAGACGCCGAGCTTGAAAATTTGCAAAATTTATTCGAGGATTTAAATATCACGAAGCTAAAGCGCGAATACGTAAAAACCGACTCGCCCTACAACCAAGACTTCATTCAGATTATCGATTTTATGGACTACGACAAAATGATACCGCGTATCGCGGAGCTCTCGCTGCGCGAAAATTTAGAGATCAAACCCGCCTCAAAGCGCCACTACCCCTACAACAGCCTAGCTTCCCATATCATCGGCTACGTCGGCCGCGCAAATCAGCAAGACATCGACTTTGATCTCGTCGCAAAGCTAACGAGTCACGTCGGTAGAAGCGGTACCGAGCGCTTTTACAACTCCGTTTTGCAGGGGCAAGAGGGCGTGCGAAAGGTAAAGGTAAATGCGCTAAATCAAGAGATCGAGGAGATCTCGGTGAGCTATCCGCAAAGCTCAAACATCGCCCTTAGCATCGACCTTGAGCTGCAAAAATATATCGAGGAGATTTTCGGCGACAACGCGGGCGTCATCATCGTGATGGACGTAAAAGACGGCTCGATACTGGCTGCGGGTAGTTTTCCGGAGTATGATCTAAACCCCTTTGTCACAGGCATCTCGCAGGCCAAGTGGGACGAGCTCGTTAAAAGTATCGATCATCCTTTTACGAACAAGCTCGTAAACGGCCTTTATCCGCCGGGCTCGGTCATAAAGATGGGCGTGACGATGGCGTTTTTAGATACGGGCAAGATAAGCCGCTCCGACGGGTATTTTTGCTCGGGCTCTTTTGAGCTTGGAGGGCGAAATTTCCGCTGCTGGAACATCTACGGACACGGTTTTATGGATATGAACTCGGCTATCCGCGAGAGCTGCGACGATTATTTTTACAAAGGCAGCTTAAAAGTGGGCATCGATGCCGTAACGCCGGTCTTGGAGCGACTGGGTTTCGGGCAAAAAAGCGGCGTGGATTTGCCCAATGAATTTGTCGGTATCGTGCCCGGACGCGAGTGGAAGATGCAAAAATACGCCCAGCCGTGGTATCAGGGTGAGACGCTCATTACCTCGATCGGGCAGGGTAACTTCCTCGTGACGCCGATGCAGGTGGCGCGCTATACGGGCATCCTGGCTACGGGCAAAAATATCGTTCCGCATTTTTTGCACGGCATAAACGGCGAGAAGGTCAAATTTGAGCCTGCGGGCGATATCCTCACGCCGTTTGAGAAAAAGCAGCTGCCCTACATCCAAAAGGCGATGTATGAGGTCGTAAATCACAAAAAAGGCACGGCGCACAAGTATTTTAAGGATGCCAAGCTCACGCTCGCGGCAAAAACGGGCACCGCGCAGGTCGTGGGCATCTCGCAGGCCGAAAAAAAACGTATAAAAGAAGAAGATATGGAGTATCTGCGCCGCTCGCACGCATGGGTCACGACATACGGGCCGTATGAGGAGCCTCGCTATGTCATCACCGTCATCATCGAGCACGGCGGGCACGGCGGTTTGGCTGCAGGGCCTCTCACGGCTAAAATCTTTAACAAACTGCTTGATATGGGTTACATCGACAAAAAATACGAAATCACTTCGCTAGCCGATACCGAAGCCGCCCAAAAGAAGAAAAATTAA
- the hisB gene encoding imidazoleglycerol-phosphate dehydratase HisB, whose amino-acid sequence MQRKTKETDISLELEIYGSGKGEISTGIGFFDHMLEAFCKHALFDMKLVCKGDLHVDFHHSVEDVGIVIGQALREKIYPLSGVERFGEATVVMDEAAVNCALDLSNRPFLVYESINEGKVGEFDVELASEFFQALAFNAAITLHIAKIRGRNSHHILEAGFKACAVALRRALAKNARVGVPSTKGVL is encoded by the coding sequence ATGCAAAGAAAGACAAAAGAGACGGACATCAGCCTAGAGCTTGAAATTTACGGTAGCGGTAAAGGCGAGATAAGCACCGGTATAGGCTTTTTCGATCATATGCTAGAGGCCTTTTGCAAGCATGCGCTTTTTGATATGAAGCTCGTTTGTAAGGGCGATTTGCATGTTGATTTTCATCACAGCGTAGAGGACGTAGGTATCGTCATCGGGCAAGCTTTGCGCGAGAAAATTTATCCGCTTAGCGGAGTAGAGAGATTTGGCGAAGCGACGGTGGTGATGGACGAGGCGGCGGTAAACTGCGCCCTTGATCTCTCAAATCGCCCGTTTTTGGTTTATGAAAGCATAAACGAAGGCAAAGTGGGCGAATTTGACGTCGAGCTGGCAAGCGAATTTTTTCAGGCGCTGGCATTTAATGCCGCAATCACGCTACATATCGCTAAAATTCGCGGACGAAATTCTCATCATATTTTGGAGGCCGGCTTTAAAGCCTGCGCCGTCGCGCTAAGAAGAGCTCTGGCTAAAAACGCCAGAGTCGGCGTGCCTAGCACGAAAGGCGTGCTGTGA
- the lptA gene encoding lipopolysaccharide transport periplasmic protein LptA, translating to MIKFGFKKAVLALMLGALPLLAEQVEVTADEFYADEGKQISEFKGNVNIKKGKDTLTANLAVIYFDKKRNPLKYVASGNAKFRVFIKNKTYDGSGNELIYEPAQNLYTINGNGFLHEIQTDKKVYGEKITVNQNSGTYNVNGSKKEPVKFIFQIEDKK from the coding sequence ATGATAAAATTCGGTTTTAAAAAAGCGGTTTTGGCTTTGATGCTGGGCGCTTTGCCGCTCTTAGCGGAGCAGGTGGAGGTTACCGCAGATGAGTTTTACGCGGATGAGGGCAAGCAAATAAGCGAATTTAAGGGTAACGTAAATATCAAAAAAGGCAAAGATACGCTCACGGCAAATTTAGCGGTGATATATTTTGATAAAAAGCGAAATCCGCTAAAATATGTCGCTTCGGGCAACGCTAAATTTAGAGTATTTATCAAAAACAAAACCTACGACGGTAGCGGAAACGAGCTGATTTACGAGCCTGCGCAAAATCTCTATACGATAAACGGCAACGGCTTTTTGCATGAGATACAAACCGATAAAAAAGTTTATGGTGAAAAGATCACGGTCAATCAAAATAGCGGTACTTACAACGTAAACGGCAGCAAAAAGGAGCCGGTTAAATTTATCTTTCAAATCGAGGATAAAAAGTGA
- a CDS encoding KdsC family phosphatase has translation MIEIVFLDVDGCLTDGKIVYSPNGDELKFFDVKDGYAIESWLKLGKKVAIITGRSSPIVEKRAQDLKITHVHQGVSDKFETAKQILKFEGLEFKNAAAIGDDYNDYKLLKSVGWSFKPKNAIKELKVKTKLSRKGGNGAVREMIEMLIRSEGLKREWAKRWL, from the coding sequence GTGATAGAGATTGTATTTTTAGACGTCGACGGGTGCCTAACCGACGGTAAGATCGTTTATAGCCCAAACGGCGACGAGCTTAAATTTTTTGACGTCAAGGACGGATACGCTATCGAGAGCTGGCTAAAACTCGGGAAAAAAGTCGCTATCATCACGGGCAGAAGCTCGCCCATCGTCGAAAAAAGGGCGCAGGATCTAAAGATAACGCACGTGCATCAAGGCGTTAGCGATAAATTTGAAACCGCAAAGCAAATACTTAAATTTGAAGGGCTCGAGTTTAAAAACGCCGCAGCCATAGGCGATGATTACAACGACTACAAGCTGTTAAAAAGCGTCGGATGGAGCTTTAAGCCAAAAAATGCGATTAAAGAGCTTAAAGTAAAAACGAAGCTTAGTCGCAAAGGCGGCAACGGCGCGGTTCGCGAGATGATAGAGATGCTCATCCGTAGCGAAGGGCTAAAGCGAGAGTGGGCCAAGCGTTGGTTATAA
- a CDS encoding TatD family hydrolase yields MIIDTHCHLDDKSFDNDIAQVIANARENGVGGVLIPGADINDLPKAAKITREFDNVFFAVGVHPYDKDEFDADVLYKFAKDEKCIAVGECGLDYFRLPKDEDKKEFEKKEQKRVFRVQLDMAAELNLPVVLHIRDANEDSFNILKEYASRLKNAVLHCYNASPLLLELAKMGEFYFGIGGVLTFKNAKNLVQILPQIPRDRLLLETDAPYLAPEPFRGKRNEPAFTRLVAAKMAEILNLKEEEIMEITTKNAKKIFTKFNT; encoded by the coding sequence ATGATAATAGACACGCACTGCCATTTAGATGATAAAAGCTTTGATAACGACATAGCGCAAGTTATCGCAAATGCCCGAGAAAACGGTGTCGGTGGAGTGCTGATACCGGGTGCTGATATTAATGATTTACCAAAAGCGGCTAAAATAACGCGCGAATTTGATAATGTATTTTTTGCCGTCGGCGTTCATCCGTATGATAAGGATGAATTTGACGCGGACGTGCTTTATAAATTTGCAAAAGACGAAAAATGCATCGCCGTGGGCGAGTGCGGACTTGATTATTTTCGTCTGCCTAAAGACGAAGATAAAAAAGAGTTCGAAAAAAAGGAGCAAAAGCGCGTATTTAGGGTGCAACTCGATATGGCGGCGGAGTTAAATTTGCCGGTCGTTTTGCACATCAGAGACGCGAACGAAGATAGTTTTAATATCTTAAAAGAGTATGCAAGCAGGTTAAAAAACGCGGTTTTGCACTGCTACAACGCGTCGCCCTTGCTTTTAGAGCTTGCGAAAATGGGCGAATTTTACTTTGGTATCGGCGGGGTTTTGACATTTAAAAACGCGAAAAATTTGGTTCAAATTTTGCCTCAAATTCCGCGAGATAGGCTTTTGCTTGAAACCGACGCGCCTTATCTGGCGCCAGAGCCTTTTAGAGGCAAGAGAAACGAGCCTGCTTTTACACGGTTGGTTGCCGCAAAGATGGCTGAAATTTTAAATTTAAAAGAAGAAGAGATAATGGAAATAACGACTAAAAACGCGAAGAAAATTTTTACGAAATTTAACACGTAA
- the lptC gene encoding LPS export ABC transporter periplasmic protein LptC, whose amino-acid sequence MVIRIFYLVVSVFSVAMVYLAIEEPYYSELLNGGEVSANMQMNAVTDYEMNATTISARYEADTWNRYPEFDELVKFRAEIFKGNKKHNVSSNKAFYNGGRIILQGDVHYANNENLTFVSEEVVYSTATKVATTQKPFMMTQNEDKVVGKALVYDFELKKAYIKKAFAMIEQNKKDRTKK is encoded by the coding sequence TTGGTTATAAGGATTTTTTATTTAGTCGTTAGTGTTTTTAGCGTGGCGATGGTTTATTTGGCGATCGAGGAGCCTTATTACAGCGAGCTTTTAAACGGCGGCGAAGTAAGTGCGAATATGCAGATGAATGCGGTTACGGACTACGAAATGAACGCTACGACAATAAGCGCAAGATACGAGGCCGACACGTGGAACAGATATCCCGAGTTTGACGAATTGGTAAAATTTAGGGCGGAAATTTTTAAAGGCAATAAAAAGCATAACGTTAGCTCGAACAAGGCGTTTTATAACGGCGGACGCATCATACTTCAGGGCGATGTGCACTATGCCAATAACGAAAATTTAACCTTTGTCTCGGAGGAGGTCGTTTATAGTACGGCTACGAAAGTGGCGACCACGCAAAAGCCTTTTATGATGACGCAAAACGAGGATAAAGTAGTCGGTAAGGCCCTAGTTTATGACTTTGAGCTAAAAAAGGCGTATATCAAAAAAGCGTTTGCTATGATAGAGCAAAATAAAAAAGACAGGACAAAGAAATGA
- the mscL gene encoding large-conductance mechanosensitive channel protein MscL, translating to MSFVKEFKEFAMRGNVIDMAVGVVIGGAFGKIVSSLVGDVIMPVVGVLTGGVNFTDLKFTLKEAVGDTAAVTVNYGSFIQTMVDFTIIAFCIFCVVKAINSLKKPKVEEPKAAEPAPIPADVALLTEIRDLLKNK from the coding sequence ATGAGTTTCGTCAAGGAATTCAAAGAGTTCGCGATGCGTGGAAACGTTATAGATATGGCCGTGGGTGTCGTGATCGGAGGAGCTTTTGGCAAGATCGTTAGTTCGCTAGTCGGCGATGTCATAATGCCCGTCGTAGGCGTGCTAACCGGCGGCGTAAATTTTACGGATTTAAAATTTACGCTAAAAGAAGCAGTGGGCGATACGGCCGCCGTAACGGTAAATTACGGCTCGTTTATACAAACGATGGTTGATTTTACGATTATCGCGTTTTGTATCTTCTGCGTCGTTAAGGCTATAAATTCGCTCAAAAAACCAAAAGTCGAAGAGCCAAAAGCCGCAGAACCCGCTCCGATACCTGCGGACGTCGCGCTTCTAACCGAGATCAGAGATCTTTTAAAAAATAAATAA
- a CDS encoding GGDEF domain-containing response regulator, whose translation MEKNKILIVEDNKALAKLIAKKMEDKVEMDIDIAHSLAEAQAFLTDPKEYFIALLDLNLPDAPNGEVVDYVISKGLPSIVLTGSMDEATRESFIHKDIVDYVYKGNMDDINYIFRIINRLSKNRQYKVMVVEDSAPFRSALKKILTSLQFQVFTAAHGEEAMNYFTDNPDIKLALCDYRMPVKDGLEVLKEIRAIGDKNQIGVLMMTSPSENVNGAIFLKNGANDFIAKPFVKEELICRVNNTIEAMENINQIADFANKDFLTGVYNRRYFYENMNEYVAYAEEHMEPYVVAMLDIDHFKKINDTHGHNSGDKVLKTLAKKLIDETKGDDLIARFGGEEFCIILKDISNEDAVKFFVNLRANIANCKVQLKKEQISFTVSIGVAFSRSDYRLDELLELADEALYRAKENGRNRVEIA comes from the coding sequence ATGGAAAAAAATAAAATTTTAATAGTGGAAGACAACAAGGCTCTGGCCAAGCTGATCGCCAAAAAAATGGAAGATAAGGTCGAAATGGATATCGATATAGCGCACAGTTTGGCCGAGGCGCAGGCGTTTTTAACCGATCCGAAAGAATATTTTATCGCGCTGCTTGATTTAAATTTGCCCGATGCTCCAAATGGCGAAGTCGTAGATTACGTCATCTCAAAAGGCTTGCCTAGCATCGTGCTAACGGGCAGCATGGATGAGGCTACCAGAGAGAGCTTTATCCATAAAGACATCGTGGACTACGTCTATAAGGGCAATATGGACGATATAAATTATATATTTCGGATCATCAACCGTCTCAGCAAAAATAGACAATACAAAGTAATGGTCGTCGAGGATTCGGCGCCTTTTAGAAGCGCTCTTAAAAAAATCCTAACCAGCCTCCAGTTTCAGGTATTTACCGCCGCTCACGGCGAGGAGGCGATGAATTATTTCACCGATAATCCGGACATCAAGCTCGCCCTTTGCGACTACAGGATGCCCGTAAAAGACGGCCTTGAGGTGCTAAAAGAGATAAGAGCTATCGGCGATAAAAATCAAATCGGCGTTTTGATGATGACGAGTCCGAGCGAGAATGTAAACGGCGCGATATTTTTAAAAAACGGCGCAAACGACTTTATCGCAAAGCCTTTTGTGAAAGAAGAGCTCATTTGTAGGGTAAACAATACTATCGAAGCGATGGAAAACATAAACCAAATAGCCGATTTTGCGAATAAAGACTTCCTGACCGGCGTTTATAATAGGCGGTATTTTTACGAAAATATGAACGAATACGTCGCTTACGCCGAGGAGCATATGGAGCCTTACGTCGTAGCGATGCTGGATATCGACCATTTTAAAAAAATAAACGATACTCATGGGCACAATAGCGGCGATAAAGTGTTAAAAACTCTAGCCAAAAAGCTGATCGACGAGACCAAAGGCGATGATTTGATAGCGAGATTCGGCGGGGAAGAATTTTGCATTATTTTAAAAGATATCTCGAACGAAGATGCGGTTAAATTTTTCGTAAATTTAAGAGCGAATATCGCAAACTGCAAGGTGCAGCTAAAAAAAGAGCAGATAAGCTTTACCGTTTCTATCGGAGTGGCATTTAGCAGGAGTGATTATAGGCTGGACGAGCTTTTGGAGCTTGCCGACGAGGCTCTTTATAGGGCGAAAGAAAACGGACGAAACAGAGTAGAAATAGCCTGA
- a CDS encoding septal ring lytic transglycosylase RlpA family protein: protein MSGCSFLTLPFGGITGGSKKSGKINSSRSMHEATMRPYTINGKTYYPTVVKVGDRASGIASWYGPDFHGKRTSNGEIYDMHAMTAAHKTLPMNTMVRVTNIKNGKNIIVRINDRGPFVAGRVIDLSKTGAVKLDVFNAGTAPVLLEVVGFNGSVGGAVATSAKQGSKQPGSQKPSVQAKAQPQQQQAFVGGIFMVQIGAFKNLSGANAYKRQHGGQYGNGAYDTVIKSYELDGGKIYRVFISGFRSEEEAKDFISAGHISGAFFVRE, encoded by the coding sequence ATGAGCGGCTGTTCGTTTTTGACCTTGCCTTTTGGCGGGATCACAGGCGGCTCAAAAAAAAGCGGCAAGATAAACAGTTCAAGAAGTATGCATGAGGCCACTATGCGCCCATACACCATAAATGGAAAGACCTACTATCCCACCGTCGTAAAGGTCGGCGATAGAGCCAGCGGCATAGCCAGCTGGTATGGCCCCGATTTTCACGGCAAGAGGACGTCAAACGGCGAAATTTACGATATGCACGCTATGACGGCGGCGCACAAGACTCTGCCGATGAACACGATGGTGCGCGTGACGAATATAAAAAACGGTAAAAATATCATAGTTCGCATAAACGACCGCGGTCCTTTCGTCGCGGGGCGCGTGATAGATCTGTCAAAAACGGGCGCGGTGAAGCTTGACGTATTTAACGCCGGCACGGCTCCGGTTTTGCTCGAGGTCGTAGGTTTTAACGGTAGCGTCGGCGGAGCGGTCGCCACGTCGGCTAAGCAAGGCTCAAAGCAGCCGGGCTCGCAAAAGCCGAGCGTCCAGGCTAAAGCGCAACCGCAACAACAGCAAGCATTCGTGGGCGGTATTTTCATGGTACAAATCGGCGCGTTTAAAAATTTAAGCGGCGCAAACGCTTACAAACGGCAACACGGGGGTCAATACGGCAACGGCGCTTATGATACCGTTATAAAGTCCTACGAGCTTGACGGCGGTAAAATTTATAGAGTATTTATAAGCGGCTTTAGAAGCGAAGAGGAAGCCAAGGATTTCATAAGCGCCGGGCACATATCGGGCGCCTTTTTCGTGAGGGAATAA
- a CDS encoding Crp/Fnr family transcriptional regulator, giving the protein MLEQIPFFQRLNEAELKRLKDISILKKYKKGEFLFMEGEESRWLHLLIKGSIKLYKIGPKGKEIFMHQFNGIGLVAELANFENIKFPATAVFLTGGEVLKIDYDKFYAEFLSNPHVSLQIIKSLSQKLKITSELIHQELVLNSEAKVARFLVNNADLFNELKHFKIASILNITPETFSRILAKFKAQNLIALDANNEILDIATNELSKMFES; this is encoded by the coding sequence ATGTTAGAGCAAATCCCGTTTTTTCAAAGACTAAACGAGGCCGAGCTAAAAAGGCTAAAGGACATTAGCATCTTAAAAAAGTATAAAAAAGGCGAGTTTTTATTTATGGAGGGCGAGGAGTCAAGGTGGCTCCACCTCCTCATAAAAGGCTCGATCAAACTCTATAAAATCGGCCCAAAAGGCAAAGAGATTTTTATGCATCAGTTTAACGGGATAGGTTTGGTCGCCGAGCTTGCAAATTTCGAAAATATCAAATTTCCGGCGACGGCGGTCTTTTTAACGGGCGGCGAAGTGTTAAAGATCGATTACGACAAATTTTACGCCGAGTTTTTATCAAACCCGCACGTCTCGCTGCAAATCATAAAATCGCTCTCGCAAAAGCTAAAAATCACAAGCGAGCTGATACACCAAGAACTCGTGCTAAACTCCGAGGCCAAAGTCGCGAGATTTCTCGTAAATAACGCCGATCTTTTTAACGAACTAAAACACTTCAAAATAGCATCCATCCTAAACATCACGCCCGAGACGTTTTCGAGGATTTTAGCGAAATTTAAGGCGCAAAATTTAATAGCGCTGGATGCAAATAACGAAATCTTGGATATAGCTACAAATGAGCTTTCAAAGATGTTTGAGAGCTAA